One stretch of Zootoca vivipara chromosome 8, rZooViv1.1, whole genome shotgun sequence DNA includes these proteins:
- the CABYR gene encoding calcium-binding tyrosine phosphorylation-regulated protein isoform X1 translates to MHTTKPRMVVPYGLKTLLEGVSRAVLKASPTNINEFAAVYFRELILFREEHPNLDIKDLVREFHMTRVECWAEGTAGATQGPRKRADVGDAYRPEADTTAPMSDEPKRKEKSTDTEEDQISEEPRREQSTKTTQYPSTVDEFVDRAGDEKGAGLAYVPADPAQLASQMLGKVEPVSSEAELKDVAVSVQTLPTSSHSVENLAASAAEAPPPTTAPAPEPATAPLEAAPAPAEEEVPAPAEPEPAPAEPEPAPAEPEPAPAEPEPAPAEPEPAPAEAEPAAPAEAEAEPAAPAEAEAEAEPAAPVASVHSIRAGSATQSHTSAAGEVVTSGSQAEQPPADVADPDSSDPLLEEQPPPPPPPPPPPDKDPLRAESCSSEIELTSDIQLTPMCDDDPNAGGEPQPPPYVEQFPQQIVIPFVDTVACLFNPLMASQNAGQFASILDPSADDAECDHDRMDTAEELSSADPGFIMSVAIPLEDVMNGKKGSGAGDKAPFAGSYGIAGEITFTTASMRRTE, encoded by the exons ATGCATACCACAAAGCCCAGGATGGTGGTTCCTTATGGCCTCAAAACTCTACTTGAGGGAGTGAGCAGAGCAGTTCTGAAAGCCAGTCCCACTAACATTAATGAATTTGCTGCTGTGTATTTCAGGGAACTGATACTTTTCCGAGAAG AACACCCTAATTTAGACATTAAAGACCTGGTGAGAGAGTTTCATATGACTAGAG TGGAATGCTGGGCAGAAGGGACAGCAGGAGCGACGCAGGGGCCCCGCAAAAGGGCTGATGTGGGAGATGCATATAGGCCAGAGGCGGACACGACAGCTCCGATGAGCGATGAACCGAAACGGAAGGAGAAATCGACTGACACAGAAGAGGACCAAATAAGTGAAGAACCACGTCGTGAACAGTCCACCAAGACAACCCAGTACCCATCGACCGTGGACGAATTTGTAGACAGGGCTGGGGACGAAAAGGGAGCTGGGCTCGCCTACGTCCCGGCCGATCCAGCCCAGCTGGCATCCCAGATGCTAGGTAAAGTTGAACCTGTTTCTTCCGAAGCTGAACTGAAGGACGTGGCGGTCTCAGTGCAGACACTCCCTACCTCATCTCACAGTGTAGAGAATCTTGCTGCTTCAGCTGCAGAGGCCCCACCACCTACCACTGCACCCGCACCGGAACCTGCCACTGCCCCATTGGAAGCAGCGCCTGCCCCCGCAGAAGAGGAAGTGCCTGCCCCCGCAGAACCAGAACCTGCCCCTGCAGAACCAGAGCCTGCCCCCGCAGAACCAGAGCCTGCCCCCGCAGAACCAGAGCCTGCCCCCGCAGAACCAGAGCCTGCCCCTGCGGAAGCAGAGCCTGCTGCgcctgcagaagcagaagcagagcctgctgcccctgcagaagcagaagcagaagcagaacctGCTGCCCCTGTAGCTTCTGTACACTCTATCAGGGCTGGGTCCGCCACTCAGAGTCACACCTCCGCTGCTGGGGAGGTAGTTACCTCAGGCAGTCAGGCTGAGCAGCCACCTGCTGACGTAGCAGATCCAGATTCCTCAGACCCCTTGCTGGAAGAACAGCCGcccccgccaccaccaccacctcctcctcctgataaAGACCCATTGCGGGCTGAATCTTGTTCAAGTGAAATTGAGCTCACATCAGACATACAGCTCACCCCCATGTGTGATGATGATCCCAATGCTGGTGGAGAGCCCCAACCACCACCGTATGTAGAGCAGTTTCCGCAGCAGATAGTAATTCCTTTCGTAGACACTGTAGCATGTCTCTTTAATCCGCTGATGGCTTCGCAGAATGCAGGTCAGTTTGCTAGTATTCTAGATCCATCTGCAGATGATGCAGAATGTGACCATGACAGGATGGATACTGCAGAGGAACTGAGTTCAGCTGATCCAGGTTTTATTATGTCAG TTGCCATACCACTGGAAGATGTGATGAATGGGAAGAAGGGCTCAGGAGCTGGGGATAAAGCACCCTTTGCAGGCAGCTATGGTATAGCAGGAGAGATCACATTTACTACTGCCTCTATGCGCAGGACAGAATAG
- the CABYR gene encoding calcium-binding tyrosine phosphorylation-regulated protein isoform X2, whose product MHTTKPRMVVPYGLKTLLEGVSRAVLKASPTNINEFAAVYFRELILFREEHPNLDIKDLVREFHMTRVECWAEGTAGATQGPRKRADVGDAYRPEADTTAPMSDEPKRKEKSTDTEEDQISEEPRREQSTKTTQYPSTVDEFVDRAGDEKGAGLAYVPADPAQLASQMLAMATSEPGQPPPYSNVWTLYCLTDMHQQGRKSPPPLPPVGTGAPVPQATLFISSGKDQPQYLQPQMLQQGQPPQVSSPTYVMMEEGKKGNAPPFILVGSSVQNKQDWKPIPGHAVLAQQDTGGTVRRFATIPVPVARAADPKMANPNFNSAQDSGRPPTPVFLSVAIPLEDVMNGKKGSGAGDKAPFAGSYGIAGEITFTTASMRRTE is encoded by the exons ATGCATACCACAAAGCCCAGGATGGTGGTTCCTTATGGCCTCAAAACTCTACTTGAGGGAGTGAGCAGAGCAGTTCTGAAAGCCAGTCCCACTAACATTAATGAATTTGCTGCTGTGTATTTCAGGGAACTGATACTTTTCCGAGAAG AACACCCTAATTTAGACATTAAAGACCTGGTGAGAGAGTTTCATATGACTAGAG TGGAATGCTGGGCAGAAGGGACAGCAGGAGCGACGCAGGGGCCCCGCAAAAGGGCTGATGTGGGAGATGCATATAGGCCAGAGGCGGACACGACAGCTCCGATGAGCGATGAACCGAAACGGAAGGAGAAATCGACTGACACAGAAGAGGACCAAATAAGTGAAGAACCACGTCGTGAACAGTCCACCAAGACAACCCAGTACCCATCGACCGTGGACGAATTTGTAGACAGGGCTGGGGACGAAAAGGGAGCTGGGCTCGCCTACGTCCCGGCCGATCCAGCCCAGCTGGCATCCCAGATGCTAG ccATGGCAACAAGCGAACCAGGACAACCACCACCATATTCTAATGTGTGGACTCTCTATTGTCTAACTGATATGCATCAACAAGGTCGCAagtcaccaccaccccttccacCTGTTGGAACTGGTGCTCCTGTTCCCCAGGCAACCCTATTCATATCTAGTGGTAAGGACCAGCCGCAGTATCTACAGCCGCAGATGCTACAACAAGGCCAACCACCACAAGTGTCCTCTCCAACTTATGTGATGATggaagaagggaagaagggaaatgcACCACCTTTCATTTTAGTGGGCTCTTCTGTTCAGAATAAACAGGACTGGAAacccatccctggccatgctgtcCTTGCACAGCAGGATACTGGCGGGACTGTGAGGAGGTTCGCTACGATACCCGTACCAGTTGCCAGGGCAGCAGATCCGAAAATGGCCAATCCCAATTTTAACTCTGCACAGGATAGCGGCAGGCCTCCAACTCCAGTTTTTCTTTCAGTTGCCATACCACTGGAAGATGTGATGAATGGGAAGAAGGGCTCAGGAGCTGGGGATAAAGCACCCTTTGCAGGCAGCTATGGTATAGCAGGAGAGATCACATTTACTACTGCCTCTATGCGCAGGACAGAATAG